A DNA window from Bacteroidia bacterium contains the following coding sequences:
- a CDS encoding AAA family ATPase, giving the protein MPENKTDIIILRGAPGSGKSQTAKSLSRYFPKGARLEVDTIRQMVISVDWKNQQEHINMLQVSTGLVNDFLKHGFRPVIVVDTFSGNKIEKYLETLRNLDGNLIIKIFGLYVSGEELKKRLELRSNDEFRDFPICRKLNNDVQNIRYESEFQIDTTGLIANKTAEIIFRQLCKVKI; this is encoded by the coding sequence ATGCCGGAGAATAAAACTGACATAATAATCCTTCGGGGAGCGCCTGGATCGGGCAAGTCGCAAACCGCAAAAAGTTTATCCAGGTATTTTCCGAAAGGGGCCCGGCTGGAAGTTGACACGATCCGTCAAATGGTGATCTCCGTTGACTGGAAAAACCAGCAAGAGCATATCAATATGTTGCAAGTTTCAACTGGCTTGGTGAATGATTTCCTCAAGCATGGTTTCAGACCTGTCATCGTGGTTGATACCTTTAGCGGAAATAAAATCGAAAAATATCTGGAAACACTTCGTAACCTGGATGGTAATCTCATCATTAAAATATTCGGCCTTTATGTGTCGGGCGAGGAGTTGAAAAAGAGACTGGAACTTCGGTCGAATGATGAGTTTCGGGATTTTCCAATATGCAGAAAACTGAATAATGACGTTCAGAATATAAGGTACGAAAGCGAATTTCAAATTGATACTACGGGTCTTATAGCGAATAAAACGGCTGAAATAATATTTAGACAACTCTGCAAGGTGAAGATATGA
- a CDS encoding radical SAM protein produces the protein MSLIYRLRKKQPNLTHGFFDYLGEIRPFVKRVRKPHLVIPMVLLKSIEWSIYRWYKTPIRRFYGIKGNELIYMITNACNDRCPKCGIWERPEPQSQHLIVAHFINCLKRLHHNLYQVTLTGGEPLLFKKDVMLIAEEAKTLNVPMVTVTNGRFLDEAFLTRYKELGHILVISVDSVNKDKWNEFRGRKNFGIVMPKIMLAKQILGDQLRIQGVLSKETAEEIPKVRDWCKQHGLQFNVQFNQDFGGHWNNASGEQVNYENDTPCAARKNICIYPNGDVVKCFDHRRIPLAKEPLGNISRQDIIEILCTKQSTEVSKIMKTCNLPCKNMSCNKPQSLLFN, from the coding sequence ATGAGTTTGATTTACCGGCTTAGGAAAAAGCAACCCAATTTAACGCATGGCTTCTTCGATTATCTCGGAGAAATCAGGCCATTTGTGAAAAGAGTGAGGAAACCTCACCTGGTTATTCCTATGGTTCTATTAAAGTCAATAGAATGGAGCATTTACAGATGGTATAAAACCCCTATAAGACGTTTTTACGGGATCAAGGGGAATGAGCTGATCTACATGATAACAAACGCCTGTAATGACCGCTGTCCGAAATGCGGAATCTGGGAAAGGCCGGAACCGCAAAGCCAGCATTTGATAGTTGCTCACTTTATTAATTGCTTAAAGAGGCTTCATCACAATTTATATCAGGTTACATTGACGGGCGGTGAACCATTGCTGTTTAAAAAAGACGTAATGCTGATTGCTGAAGAAGCGAAGACGTTGAATGTTCCTATGGTAACTGTTACCAATGGACGATTTCTTGACGAAGCATTTTTAACGCGATATAAGGAGCTTGGTCATATACTTGTGATTTCGGTAGATTCGGTAAATAAGGATAAGTGGAATGAATTTAGGGGCAGAAAAAACTTTGGCATTGTAATGCCTAAGATCATGCTTGCAAAACAAATTTTGGGCGATCAACTCAGAATTCAGGGAGTGCTTTCAAAGGAAACAGCAGAGGAAATACCAAAAGTAAGAGACTGGTGTAAACAGCATGGTCTTCAATTCAACGTCCAATTCAACCAGGACTTTGGCGGCCATTGGAATAACGCTTCGGGGGAGCAAGTCAATTATGAGAACGATACCCCATGTGCTGCACGGAAAAATATTTGCATCTATCCGAATGGAGATGTCGTAAAGTGTTTTGACCATCGGAGGATTCCTTTGGCAAAAGAGCCATTGGGTAACATATCCAGGCAAGATATTATCGAAATCCTCTGCACCAAGCAATCAACAGAGGTGTCAAAAATTATGAAGACCTGCAATTTACCCTGTAAGAATATGTCGTGCAATAAGCCTCAATCCCTGCTTTTCAACTGA
- a CDS encoding nuclear transport factor 2 family protein, producing MNLKEKIEEMNRMIISGNNMEAFEKYYHDDVVMQENNHPPTAGKAANREREKKAQEQMMASIEQFHGAQAKAVAIGDDTTMVEWAFDMTYKGGQRSKMEQVAVQKWKDGKIIHERFYYSAN from the coding sequence ATGAATCTTAAAGAAAAAATTGAAGAAATGAACCGCATGATAATAAGCGGTAATAACATGGAAGCATTTGAAAAATACTACCATGATGATGTGGTCATGCAGGAAAATAATCATCCGCCCACCGCAGGAAAGGCAGCTAACCGCGAGCGCGAGAAAAAGGCGCAGGAGCAGATGATGGCATCCATAGAACAGTTTCACGGGGCACAGGCTAAAGCGGTGGCAATTGGCGATGATACAACAATGGTAGAATGGGCGTTTGATATGACCTACAAAGGCGGACAGCGTTCAAAAATGGAACAGGTTGCTGTTCAGAAATGGAAAGACGGAAAAATAATCCATGAGCGTTTTTATTATTCAGCCAATTAA
- a CDS encoding DEAD/DEAH box helicase, which translates to MENQTDKFNERQRKQKFLSFLLHLHRIIPKDSFVSITLEKVVEKFSVPPTFVQILLWKKIICLDEGKVDCYRWDSIHPNVYMAEKLLASEQEYIAGQKQIIEERKEQAKAEQVVVTNAITTETYRVSGEELRPYQRNGIAKIFEKWKEGKRSVLFQMPTGTGKTVLFNEIVKMGFDKNRKVLIVVHRIELVDQITKKLIKKGVNVGQIIAGQKVDYSKIVQVASIQTLSRRDHPEANLIIIDECHHSKAATYKKLWEIYPEAKFLGVTATPYRLSGEGFDDLFDDLIVSMSINDFIQRGYLSEVTHYSCSTPDLSSVKQSKGDYVTGMLSNVMLDNSIMKDIVESYQEICPGKSTIVFGVDVEHSKEMVSRFKQAGVLAEHIDAKTPKEQREAILSDFRKGIIKVVSNVEIITEGFDFPECEAVILARPTKSLSLYLQMVGRVMRPAQGKKEGIILDNAGLWLEHGLSTIDREWSLYPVKKKRKKDLMPTNEVALDKDGIIREVDRFRPTEVKNMKLVPVSVALKRLLHFETLVSNAKFRGYKLHNAYYKYVEYVEEEEQTITKEEFDYIKKRLSYLSTLVEPDKAIHPGFWYHEDKRITNALAEERQKIFSEKSVQAPFNI; encoded by the coding sequence ATGGAGAATCAAACAGACAAATTTAATGAACGCCAAAGGAAGCAGAAATTTCTATCCTTCCTGCTCCATCTCCATAGGATTATTCCAAAAGATTCTTTCGTTTCTATTACTCTTGAAAAGGTAGTCGAAAAATTTTCGGTTCCTCCTACTTTTGTTCAAATTCTTCTCTGGAAAAAAATCATTTGTTTGGATGAAGGGAAGGTGGATTGTTACCGATGGGATAGTATTCATCCAAACGTCTATATGGCTGAAAAACTACTTGCTTCGGAGCAGGAATATATCGCTGGCCAGAAGCAAATAATAGAAGAAAGGAAAGAACAAGCCAAAGCGGAGCAAGTAGTTGTTACGAATGCAATAACGACCGAGACGTATAGAGTTTCCGGTGAAGAACTGCGACCCTATCAGAGAAATGGTATTGCTAAGATTTTTGAAAAGTGGAAGGAGGGAAAAAGAAGTGTTCTTTTCCAAATGCCCACCGGGACCGGAAAAACTGTCCTCTTCAATGAAATTGTGAAGATGGGCTTTGACAAGAACAGGAAGGTGCTGATTGTGGTGCATCGGATCGAATTGGTAGATCAAATAACCAAAAAGCTGATTAAAAAAGGTGTTAATGTGGGACAAATTATCGCTGGACAGAAGGTTGACTATTCAAAAATTGTTCAGGTGGCGAGCATTCAAACTCTCTCAAGGAGGGATCATCCTGAAGCGAATTTGATAATTATTGATGAATGTCACCATTCAAAAGCTGCCACATACAAGAAGCTCTGGGAGATTTACCCGGAAGCTAAATTCTTAGGTGTAACGGCCACGCCATATAGATTAAGTGGAGAGGGATTTGATGATCTGTTTGACGACTTGATCGTTTCAATGTCAATAAATGATTTTATCCAGAGGGGCTATCTCTCGGAGGTAACGCACTACTCGTGCTCAACTCCCGATTTATCGAGTGTAAAGCAGAGCAAGGGCGACTATGTTACCGGAATGCTTTCAAATGTTATGCTTGATAATTCAATTATGAAGGACATTGTTGAAAGCTATCAAGAGATTTGTCCGGGAAAGTCTACCATTGTTTTCGGTGTAGATGTTGAGCATAGCAAAGAAATGGTTTCCCGTTTTAAGCAAGCGGGGGTTTTAGCTGAACACATAGATGCTAAAACCCCAAAAGAACAACGAGAGGCGATTTTGAGTGACTTTAGGAAAGGTATTATCAAGGTCGTCAGCAATGTGGAGATTATTACTGAGGGATTTGATTTTCCAGAGTGCGAAGCGGTAATTCTTGCAAGACCCACGAAGTCTCTTTCCCTTTATCTGCAAATGGTAGGCCGGGTCATGCGGCCAGCTCAGGGAAAAAAGGAGGGCATCATACTGGACAATGCTGGATTGTGGTTGGAACACGGCCTATCTACTATCGACAGAGAATGGTCTTTATATCCGGTAAAGAAAAAGCGCAAGAAGGACCTTATGCCTACGAATGAAGTTGCCTTAGATAAGGACGGCATTATTCGGGAGGTAGATAGATTCCGGCCAACTGAGGTAAAGAATATGAAACTTGTGCCCGTTTCAGTAGCGTTAAAGCGACTGCTTCATTTTGAAACGCTGGTATCGAACGCAAAGTTCAGGGGCTATAAACTTCATAATGCTTATTATAAGTATGTCGAATATGTGGAGGAAGAAGAGCAAACAATTACAAAGGAGGAATTTGATTACATCAAGAAAAGGCTTTCATATCTCAGTACGTTGGTTGAGCCTGATAAGGCTATTCACCCTGGTTTTTGGTATCACGAGGATAAACGCATTACTAACGCTCTTGCTGAAGAAAGACAAAAGATTTTTTCTGAAAAATCCGTTCAAGCGCCTTTTAACATATAA
- a CDS encoding NAD(P)H-binding protein, translating into MEKVAIFGGTGRTGKHLVEQVAARGIIPICLVREKSKEKITERKAFSIIGSPLEYEDVLATIEGCDAVLVALNIARKSDWPWAKVVTPPNLLDIAMKNIVKAMNDSGVRRVITVSAWGVGDSYSEVNWMFRFLINKTKVGIAYAGHEDQEKVLRQSGLDWTAVRPVGLTNENWHSPIRVSFKGENKLRMTINRKDVAKFMLDILEDKKYFQTTPSISMD; encoded by the coding sequence ATGGAAAAAGTTGCCATTTTCGGTGGAACCGGAAGAACAGGGAAACATCTCGTAGAGCAAGTTGCAGCGAGGGGCATTATACCTATTTGCCTCGTTAGGGAAAAATCCAAAGAAAAAATTACAGAGAGGAAAGCCTTTTCCATTATTGGTTCTCCGTTAGAATATGAAGATGTACTTGCAACCATAGAAGGTTGCGATGCAGTTTTAGTAGCATTGAACATTGCTCGGAAATCCGACTGGCCCTGGGCAAAAGTTGTAACGCCTCCAAACTTGTTAGATATAGCTATGAAAAATATTGTAAAAGCAATGAACGATAGCGGTGTTCGAAGAGTTATAACTGTTTCTGCATGGGGAGTAGGCGATAGTTACAGCGAAGTCAATTGGATGTTTCGTTTCCTCATTAATAAAACAAAGGTTGGCATTGCTTATGCCGGGCATGAGGATCAGGAGAAGGTGCTTCGTCAAAGCGGGCTTGATTGGACGGCAGTTCGCCCGGTCGGACTTACCAACGAGAATTGGCATTCTCCTATAAGAGTGAGTTTTAAAGGAGAAAATAAATTACGGATGACAATTAACAGAAAAGATGTAGCAAAATTTATGCTCGATATTTTGGAGGATAAAAAGTATTTTCAAACAACTCCATCCATTTCTATGGATTGA
- a CDS encoding DoxX family protein has translation METKPLSKGRKITAWIFVGLMSALFIMSATMKLMAGKDAEIAVNFVKWGLEGKLMLIGLGELIAAILFLIPRTSSLGVLLLSAHLGGSIATHMEHGEMYIPQAIMLLLVWVANYLRNPEMLASFKK, from the coding sequence ATGGAAACAAAACCATTATCAAAAGGCAGAAAAATAACCGCATGGATATTTGTCGGACTAATGTCAGCATTATTCATAATGAGTGCAACCATGAAATTGATGGCAGGTAAGGATGCAGAAATTGCTGTTAACTTTGTCAAATGGGGCTTGGAAGGCAAATTGATGTTAATAGGATTGGGCGAACTCATTGCAGCAATTTTATTTCTAATTCCCCGAACATCATCATTAGGCGTTTTGTTGCTATCTGCGCATTTAGGCGGTTCAATAGCCACACACATGGAGCACGGAGAAATGTACATTCCACAAGCAATAATGCTGTTATTGGTTTGGGTTGCCAACTATTTGCGTAACCCCGAAATGCTGGCGAGTTTTAAAAAGTAA
- a CDS encoding glycosyltransferase family 2 protein — translation MSALIIPCYIKSQWDIDCLNRLLNSVREQNQPFERVYLIDDASPLKYAPRHDFIEHIILSVNGGPARARNAGIDRALKLGIQHILFTDHDCILDKQWNAQMVSFLDQTDFAAVGGMTHSWGNTFLDHYHDINGTLAGKWLLPDRKELWYMPSLNFGMKAFAAEQFPFDERFPTAAGEDVDLCLRLRSKYKIGFCPDAKLWHDYGYKNSISGFGKFVKLFKKYKSSSATVYEGHTVLMWDSSESIFKGNMIQ, via the coding sequence ATGAGTGCCTTAATCATTCCATGCTATATAAAATCACAATGGGACATTGACTGCCTGAACAGGCTGCTGAACAGCGTTAGGGAACAAAATCAACCCTTCGAGAGGGTTTATCTGATTGACGATGCAAGCCCTTTGAAATATGCCCCTCGACATGATTTTATCGAACACATTATCTTGAGTGTAAACGGAGGCCCTGCAAGAGCAAGGAATGCGGGAATTGACCGCGCCCTGAAGCTCGGCATTCAGCATATTCTTTTCACCGATCACGACTGCATACTTGACAAGCAATGGAATGCCCAAATGGTTTCATTCCTGGATCAAACCGACTTTGCTGCGGTAGGTGGAATGACCCATTCCTGGGGGAACACATTCCTGGATCACTACCATGACATTAACGGAACCCTGGCAGGTAAATGGCTTTTGCCGGATAGAAAAGAGCTATGGTATATGCCTTCCTTGAATTTCGGCATGAAGGCATTTGCGGCTGAACAATTTCCCTTTGATGAAAGATTCCCAACTGCTGCCGGAGAGGACGTTGATTTGTGTTTGAGGCTACGCAGCAAATACAAGATCGGCTTTTGTCCCGATGCAAAACTATGGCACGACTACGGGTATAAAAACTCGATTTCAGGTTTCGGTAAGTTCGTTAAGCTATTCAAGAAATACAAAAGCTCCAGCGCAACGGTTTACGAGGGGCATACTGTACTGATGTGGGATTCTTCCGAATCGATCTTTAAAGGGAACATGATACAATGA
- a CDS encoding efflux RND transporter permease subunit translates to MIEKFKEFKPSSWAINNKSAIYIITMFITIAGLMSYNSLPKEQFPDIVIPTIYVSTPYPGTSPKDIENLVTKQIEKQVKSISGVKKITSNSIQDFSNVIVEFNTNVDVPVAKQKVKDAVDKAKKDLPTDLPADPNVMEVEFSEFPILFVNISGDYDLAQLKKYADELQDKIEALKEITRVDIVGALDREIQINVDMHKMNAVKLTMGDIERAVSFENKTVSGGYVTMNEMNRTISISGELRDIETLKNMVVNSMSGAPVYLKDVAEIKDSYKEQESYGRLDKKNVITLNVIKRGGENLINSSDKIKDIIEQMKKVSFPEGLNVSVSGDLSDRTRITLHDLINTIVIGFILVTIILMFFMGATNAMFVGLSVPLSMFIAFLILPGIGFTLNMIVLFGFLLGLGIVVDDAIVVIENTHRIYQQGKLDIKSAAKKAVGEVFLPVLSGTATTLAPFFPLAFWGGTIGKFMHFLPITLIITLTASLVVAYIINPVFAVDFMKKDEENATAVNRRAIFIRTIPFLAISVIFYLFGSFGIGNFIVLMLILYLVYHLFLKKVIFRFQEHTWPSVQNIYAKFLNWALNKPRTIVFGTIGLLVLAVFLTVIRNPKVVFFPKADPNFVYVYLTLPVGTNQAHTDSVAKIVEKRVYSVIGENNPMVKSVITNVTIGASESRDDRGAYTNKAKVGVEFVQFAERHGESTMEYLNKIRDAVKDFPGVEISVDQEQFGPPVSKPINIEISGEKFEDLIYASQLAKKYLDSLQIPGVEELKSDLQTNKPEIAFVLDRERANREGISTGQIGMEIRNAVFGKEISRYKDENDDYPIQLRYLEEQRKNIEVLKDLKITYRDMNMGGAIRQVPLSAFAEVKYTNTYGGIKRKNQKRVVTLTSNVLSGYNPNNVVSGIQTALVGLNVPEGVEINMTGEREEQMEAATFLRNSLLISIGIILLILIMQFNSISKTLIILSEIIFSIIGVLLGLAIFRMDLTIVMTGIGIVALAGIVVRNGILLVEFTDMLMEEGKPVRDAIIEAGRIRMTPVLLTATATVLGMIPLAIGFNIDFVTMFSELNPKIHFGGDSVAFWGPLSWTIIFGLLFATFITLIIVPVLYLMAAKTKERVKKVRVKISDAGKRFSPKSVERNGN, encoded by the coding sequence ATGATAGAGAAATTCAAAGAATTCAAACCATCCAGCTGGGCGATAAATAATAAAAGCGCCATATATATTATCACCATGTTCATAACTATAGCGGGGCTTATGTCCTACAATAGTTTGCCCAAGGAGCAGTTTCCTGACATCGTAATACCAACAATTTATGTCAGCACACCCTATCCCGGAACTTCTCCGAAGGATATTGAAAATCTTGTTACAAAACAGATTGAAAAACAGGTGAAATCCATATCGGGTGTAAAAAAAATAACGAGTAACTCCATACAGGATTTTTCCAATGTTATTGTGGAATTCAATACCAATGTGGATGTGCCCGTTGCAAAGCAAAAAGTGAAGGATGCAGTTGACAAAGCAAAAAAGGACTTGCCCACCGATTTGCCAGCCGACCCCAATGTAATGGAAGTTGAATTCTCTGAATTTCCGATACTTTTTGTAAATATTTCGGGTGACTATGATCTTGCTCAACTTAAAAAATATGCTGATGAACTTCAGGATAAAATAGAAGCGTTAAAGGAAATCACCCGTGTTGATATTGTTGGCGCTCTTGACCGTGAGATACAGATTAATGTGGATATGCACAAGATGAATGCCGTGAAACTTACTATGGGAGATATAGAAAGGGCTGTTTCATTTGAAAACAAGACTGTATCGGGAGGATATGTTACCATGAACGAAATGAACCGCACCATCAGCATAAGCGGAGAATTAAGGGATATTGAAACTCTGAAAAACATGGTGGTCAATTCCATGTCAGGCGCTCCGGTTTATCTAAAAGATGTTGCTGAAATAAAAGACAGTTACAAAGAGCAGGAAAGTTATGGACGGCTGGATAAAAAAAATGTAATTACCCTCAATGTAATCAAAAGAGGCGGAGAAAATCTTATCAATTCTTCTGATAAGATTAAGGACATTATTGAACAGATGAAAAAAGTGTCCTTTCCTGAAGGATTGAATGTGAGCGTTTCAGGAGACCTGTCGGACAGAACAAGAATTACGCTTCATGACCTCATCAATACGATTGTCATCGGTTTCATACTTGTTACCATTATCCTTATGTTTTTTATGGGAGCGACCAATGCCATGTTTGTCGGATTATCCGTTCCGCTTTCTATGTTCATCGCATTCCTTATTCTTCCGGGAATCGGATTTACACTCAATATGATTGTGCTTTTTGGATTCCTTCTCGGCTTGGGTATAGTGGTGGACGATGCTATTGTTGTAATTGAAAACACACACAGGATCTATCAGCAGGGCAAATTGGATATTAAGAGTGCCGCTAAAAAAGCTGTGGGCGAAGTGTTTCTTCCTGTGTTATCTGGAACCGCCACGACCCTCGCTCCTTTTTTCCCGCTTGCGTTTTGGGGCGGCACTATCGGCAAGTTCATGCACTTTCTGCCTATCACGCTTATTATTACCCTCACTGCCTCTCTTGTTGTAGCATACATAATAAATCCTGTTTTTGCAGTTGATTTTATGAAAAAGGATGAAGAAAATGCTACCGCTGTAAATCGCAGGGCAATTTTTATCAGAACCATTCCCTTCCTTGCCATTTCTGTTATATTTTACCTGTTTGGCTCCTTCGGCATTGGAAATTTTATTGTATTGATGTTGATTCTTTATCTCGTTTATCATTTATTCCTTAAAAAAGTAATTTTCAGGTTTCAGGAACATACATGGCCCTCCGTACAAAACATCTACGCGAAATTTTTGAACTGGGCATTGAACAAACCGAGAACAATTGTATTTGGAACTATCGGCTTGCTTGTACTGGCTGTTTTTCTTACCGTAATCAGAAATCCGAAGGTTGTTTTTTTTCCTAAAGCAGATCCAAACTTTGTGTATGTCTACTTAACGCTTCCTGTGGGTACAAATCAGGCGCATACCGATTCGGTTGCAAAAATTGTGGAGAAAAGAGTATATTCAGTTATCGGTGAAAACAACCCGATGGTAAAATCGGTAATTACTAATGTAACCATTGGCGCATCAGAATCAAGGGATGACAGAGGCGCATATACTAATAAAGCCAAAGTGGGAGTTGAATTCGTTCAGTTTGCAGAACGGCATGGAGAATCCACTATGGAATATCTTAACAAAATACGCGATGCGGTAAAAGATTTTCCCGGTGTTGAAATATCGGTTGACCAGGAGCAGTTCGGACCACCCGTGAGTAAACCCATAAATATTGAAATAAGCGGTGAAAAATTTGAAGACCTGATTTATGCCTCACAATTGGCAAAAAAGTATCTTGATTCATTGCAGATTCCGGGAGTTGAGGAATTAAAATCCGATTTGCAAACCAATAAGCCGGAAATAGCATTTGTGCTGGACAGAGAACGCGCCAACCGCGAAGGCATCTCAACAGGGCAAATTGGGATGGAAATACGAAATGCGGTATTTGGAAAAGAAATTTCGAGATACAAAGATGAAAATGACGATTATCCAATTCAACTCAGGTATCTTGAAGAACAAAGGAAAAACATCGAAGTGCTCAAGGACCTTAAAATCACTTACCGCGATATGAACATGGGAGGCGCAATCCGCCAAGTACCTCTTTCCGCCTTTGCCGAGGTAAAATATACAAATACTTATGGAGGCATAAAACGAAAAAATCAGAAGCGGGTGGTAACTCTTACTTCAAATGTACTAAGCGGTTATAATCCGAACAATGTAGTTTCAGGTATTCAGACAGCATTGGTGGGATTAAATGTTCCGGAAGGTGTGGAAATAAACATGACGGGTGAACGAGAGGAGCAAATGGAAGCCGCCACCTTTCTAAGAAACTCCCTCCTTATTTCTATCGGAATTATTCTGCTTATCCTGATTATGCAATTCAACTCCATAAGCAAAACACTCATCATCCTGAGTGAAATTATTTTCAGCATTATTGGTGTGCTTCTCGGTTTAGCCATTTTCCGTATGGATTTGACTATTGTAATGACTGGAATTGGTATAGTGGCTCTTGCAGGAATTGTGGTTCGGAACGGAATTTTGCTGGTGGAATTTACGGATATGCTCATGGAAGAAGGCAAACCTGTTAGAGATGCCATTATTGAGGCAGGAAGAATCAGGATGACCCCTGTTCTTTTAACCGCAACCGCTACTGTTCTTGGAATGATACCGCTTGCCATCGGTTTCAATATTGATTTTGTAACGATGTTCTCCGAACTCAATCCTAAAATTCATTTCGGGGGAGACAGCGTTGCTTTTTGGGGTCCTCTCTCGTGGACAATCATTTTTGGTTTGTTGTTTGCCACTTTCATCACACTCATCATTGTTCCTGTTCTTTATTTAATGGCGGCCAAAACAAAAGAGCGCGTAAAAAAAGTGAGAGTTAAAATTTCCGATGCAGGCAAACGCTTCAGCCCGAAATCAGTGGAAAGGAACGGAAACTGA
- a CDS encoding helix-turn-helix transcriptional regulator translates to MNLLKISKALADGTRYKILKTLMDKGEISCGELESHFTLSQPTISHHLKILYDCGLITAQKDGQHSLLSVNKKTLQKYLQTIEGDLVK, encoded by the coding sequence ATGAACTTACTGAAGATATCAAAAGCATTAGCTGACGGAACCCGCTACAAAATATTGAAAACTCTTATGGATAAAGGTGAAATAAGTTGCGGTGAATTAGAGAGCCATTTTACGCTTTCCCAACCCACCATTTCGCATCACCTTAAAATACTTTATGATTGCGGACTTATCACTGCTCAGAAGGATGGACAACATTCGTTATTGTCCGTCAATAAGAAAACACTTCAAAAATATCTTCAGACCATTGAAGGCGACTTGGTTAAATAA
- a CDS encoding GNAT family N-acetyltransferase produces MNSIAYYIVKPDDIKAIELIADWYLKEWNIPANTTIQRLTALPLESVPFQVMMTLDGLPIATGGLYNHIAQHDHEPYFKISGAWFTLMYTTNENRNRGYGALLCEKIKDLSKGFGLKEIFLFAYTGETLYKRLGWQEIARIRSKDRDIAVMETKLG; encoded by the coding sequence ATGAACAGCATCGCATATTATATCGTAAAACCTGACGACATAAAAGCAATTGAACTTATTGCCGATTGGTATTTAAAGGAATGGAACATTCCTGCAAATACAACAATTCAACGACTGACAGCCTTGCCGCTTGAAAGTGTGCCATTTCAAGTAATGATGACACTTGACGGATTGCCAATAGCAACAGGGGGGCTTTATAACCACATTGCACAACACGACCATGAACCATACTTTAAAATTTCCGGAGCTTGGTTTACCCTGATGTACACAACAAACGAAAATCGGAATCGTGGCTATGGGGCATTGCTTTGTGAAAAAATAAAAGACCTTTCAAAAGGGTTTGGGCTAAAAGAAATTTTTCTATTTGCATACACCGGAGAAACGCTTTATAAACGACTTGGCTGGCAAGAAATAGCGAGAATTAGGTCTAAAGACAGAGACATCGCTGTAATGGAAACAAAACTGGGATAG
- a CDS encoding menaquinone biosynthesis protein, whose protein sequence is MNEKIKIACVSYLNAKPFIYGLKKSSLIHAIDLTLDNPARCAEKFLSGEVDLALIPVGEFPLLKRKIIVSDYCISAEKIVASVMLFSHVPIHQVKRIYLDYQSKTSVLLVKFLAKHHWCISPEWIDASEGYEKEIQNDTAGLIIGDRALLLSHKFTYKYDLVTEWNKVTHFPFTFACWVANKKLPPQFVNDFNSALCNGVNQIEKMIGEIKKEKSYEKIDLHDYFTNCIKYNFDEEKKDGVRVFLAFAGFGVGHF, encoded by the coding sequence ATGAATGAAAAGATTAAAATAGCATGTGTATCATACCTCAATGCAAAGCCATTCATATACGGACTTAAAAAATCTTCTTTGATTCATGCGATTGACCTTACTCTTGACAATCCCGCCCGCTGTGCTGAGAAATTCCTTTCAGGAGAAGTTGACCTTGCCTTGATTCCGGTTGGAGAGTTTCCTCTCTTGAAAAGAAAAATCATAGTATCGGATTATTGCATAAGTGCCGAAAAAATAGTTGCTTCTGTCATGTTGTTCAGCCATGTGCCTATCCACCAAGTGAAAAGAATATACCTTGATTACCAATCCAAAACATCTGTTCTTCTTGTTAAATTTTTGGCAAAGCACCATTGGTGTATCTCTCCTGAATGGATTGATGCCAGCGAGGGATATGAGAAGGAAATACAAAATGATACTGCCGGATTAATTATTGGCGACAGGGCGTTACTTTTATCTCATAAATTCACTTATAAATATGATCTGGTAACTGAATGGAATAAAGTAACCCACTTCCCATTCACTTTTGCCTGCTGGGTGGCAAACAAGAAACTCCCTCCCCAATTTGTGAACGATTTCAATTCAGCCCTTTGTAACGGAGTAAATCAGATTGAGAAAATGATTGGAGAAATAAAAAAGGAAAAATCTTATGAAAAAATTGACCTGCATGATTATTTTACCAATTGCATCAAATATAATTTTGATGAGGAGAAAAAGGACGGAGTGCGTGTTTTCCTTGCCTTTGCAGGATTTGGTGTCGGACATTTTTAA